The Linepithema humile isolate Giens D197 chromosome 2, Lhum_UNIL_v1.0, whole genome shotgun sequence genome has a segment encoding these proteins:
- the Rok gene encoding rho-associated protein kinase 1 isoform X2 translates to MDAVCDEDRRRRLRALEERIKDPRSVTNIDCLLDTVQALVLDCDHASVKRMKNIESYMNRYDSVAQEIHKMRMRTDDFTLIKVIGRGAFGEVQLVRHKSTQKVFAMKLLSKFEMIKRSDSAFFWEERDIMAHANSPWIVQLHFAFQDQKYLYMVMDYMPGGDLVNLMSNYEVPEKWAKFYCAEVVLALDAIHHMGFVHRDVKPDNMLLDKYGHLKLADFGTCMRMDTDGLVRSDTAVGTPDYISPEVLQSQGGEGVYGRECDWWSVGVFLYEMLFGDTPFFADSLVGTYSKIMDHRNSLYFPQNVEISHSAKNLICGFLTDRTKRLGRNGVDEIKSHLFFKNDQWTFDNLRECVPPVVPELSGDDDTSNFDDVDKEDGPEESFPVPKAFSGNHLPFIGFTYSGDYQLLAAYGNEAVDGLENHVNNGTTDDARISQLEILLDREKRQMETMESRQKALNTQLDAMTRREVELREEIGRADKELTLLRHNYKEAQRRVELETEARRKAESLLVEVKKKFDEEQTRRARDVSNSQQTSERVTSLEKQIKEMQCKLEKETEAVTRLRKQATEITVARQAAEQMANELQVARAQLQAQRDNLQQEVATLQGQLSKERSSRSQASLLTAELETRLSALHLELERSHEKEEKATLDNRQLTERVSALEKEAASLTLELKAAQARYNQEVVAHQETERSRILSNEEANLEVVKALQAKLNEEKSGRQRAELLAQEKERQTSMLSVDYRQIQQRLQKLEGEHRQEMEKVKVLQGQVEQEQQKRNVLQTDLGQQTSEAGRLRAREQQLIAEVTQLREAKRQIEEELHHLKTQRNVDQLQTKELQEQLEAEAYFSTLYKTQTQELREELDEKIRLHQEFEEERNSLVHQLQLALARADSEALARSIAEETIADLEKERTMKELEYKDGVNKHQQELSSKEHILNRLKENESEFKKTVDQTLKEKEDLSKRLMDFQEQLGKAQSNVEEIEKLSSKLKTEQLLKQQAVNKLAEIMNRKDLSSSGKNKNKASAADLRKKEKDCRRLQQELTQEREKYGQLAAKWQKDLQDLQAQLVEENQAKLRLQMEMDSKDSEIETLQMKIASLNSETASVSSIENDDGEDSVLSEHGTLRLEGWLNVPNKQNIKRHGWKKQYVVVSSKKIIFYNSENDKMNADPVLILDLNKVFHVRSVTQGDVIRANAKDIPRIFQLLYAGEGEARRPGDEGNTLPGVDLPQLTDKPGTQSLKGHEFVSISYHMPTTCEVCSKQLWHMFRPSPALECRRCRIKVHKEHLDKKEDAIAPCKLHYDPNSARELLLLAASPEEQKYWVSRLSRRVQKCGYKANSHMDGTGQRVSPRESTRSTLKPYLSVQQRSATLPANASMGK, encoded by the exons ATGGATGCGGTGTGCGACGAAGACAGGCGGAGACGCCTGAGGGCTTTGGAGGAGCGTATAAAGGATCCAAGAAGTGTCACGAATATCGATTGCTTATTGGACACAGTTCAAGCCTTGGTGTTAGATTGTGATCATGCAAGTGTGAAACgcatgaaaaatatagaatcTTATATGAATAGAT ATGATTCTGTAGCGCAAGAGATTCATAAAATGCGAATGCGCACGGAcgattttactttaataaaagtaatcgGCCGTGGCGCATTCGGAGAGGTGCAGTTGGTTAGACACAAATCTACACAAAAAGTTTTTGCTATGAAATTACTTAGTAAATTTGAAATG ATTAAAAGGTCAGATTCTGCATTTTTTTGGGAAGAAAGGGATATAATGGCACATGCAAACTCTCCGTGGATAGTCCAGCTCCACTTTGCGTTCCAAGATCAAAAGTATCTCTACATGGTGATGGATTACATGCCGGGTGGAGATTTAGTGAATCTAATGTCGAACTATGAAGTGCCAGAAAAATgggcaaaattttattgcgccGAGGTGGTACTCGCATTGGACGCGATACACCATATGGGTTTCGTCCACAGAGACGTGAAGCCTGACAATATGTTATTGGACAAATACGGTCATTTGAAGCTCGCCGACTTCGGCACATGCATGAGGATGGATACc GATGGCTTAGTGCGTTCCGATACCGCGGTCGGCACGCCCGATTATATATCCCCGGAGGTTCTGCAATCGCAAGGCGGAGAAGGAGTGTACGGACGTGAATGTGATTGGTGGTCCGTGGGCGTTTTCTTGTACGAGATGTTGTTCGGCGACACACCGTTTTTCGCCGATTCTTTAGTCGGCACGTATTCAAAGATCATGGATCACAGAAACTCGCTATATTTCCCtcaaaatgttgaaatttCCCATTCGGCGAAGAATTTGATATGCGGCTTTCTCACTGACAGAACGAAGCGTCTAGGCCGCAACGGCGTCGACGAAATCAAGAGCCATTTGTTTTTCAAGAATGACCAGTGGACCTTCGACAATCTGAGGGAATGCGTGCCGCCAGTAGTGCCCGAGCTTTCCGGCGACGATGACACCAGCAATTTTGACGATGTCGACAAGGAGGACGGGCCGGAGGAAAGTTTCCCGGTACCGAAAGCTTTCTCCGGAAATCATTTGCCTTTTATCGGCTTTACTTATTCGGGCGATTATCAGCTGCTGGCCGCTTATGGCAACGAGGCTGTGGACGGCCTGGAGAATCATGTCAACAACGGCACTACCGATGACGCGAGAATCTCACAGCTGGAGATTTTATTGGATCGTGAGAAGCGACAGATGGAGACGATGGAGTCGAGGCAGAAGGCACTGAACACGCAATTGGACGCGATGACGCGCCGTGAGGTCGAACTGCGTGAAGAAATCGGTAGAGCGGATAAAGAGCTGACACTGCTTAGACATAATTACAAGGAAGCGCAGCGCAGAGTGGAACTCGAGACAGAGGCTCGTCGGAAAGCGGAGTCGCTGCTGGTGGAGGTGAAGAAGAAATTCGACGAGGAGCAGACGAGACGGGCGCGAGATGTCAGCAACTCGCAACAGACGTCCGAGCGAGTGACGTCGTTGGAAAAACAGATCAAAGAGATGCAGTGCAAGCTGGAGAAGGAAACGGAGGCGGTGACAAGATTGCGCAAACAAGCGACGGAAATCACGGTGGCGCGTCAAGCTGCCGAACAAATGGCGAACGAGTTGCAAGTAGCCAGAGCTCAACTTCAAGCACAACGTGATAATTTGCAGCAAGAGGTTGCCACCCTGCAG gGCCAACTTTCCAAGGAACGTAGTTCCAGATCGCAAGCATCATTATTGACGGCCGAATTGGAGACACGTCTTTCTGCCCTGCATCTTGAGCTTGAACGTAGTCACGAGAAGGAAGAGAAGGCAACTTTGGACAATAGACAATTAACCGAAAGGGTTTCCGCGCTGGAGAAAGAGGCGGCTAGTTTGACGCTGGAATTGAAAGCCGCGCAAGCCAGGTACAATCAGGAGGTTGTGGCGCACCAAGAAACGGAGCGTTCGCGTATTCTTTCCAACGAAGAAGCCAATCTGGAGGTTGTCAAAG CTCTACAAGCGAAACTAAACGAGGAGAAGAGCGGAAGGCAACGTGCGGAATTACTTGCGCAGGAAAAGGAACGTCAGACGTCAATGCTCTCCGTCGATTACAGACAGATACAGCAACGATTGCAGAAATTAGAAGGCGAGCACAGACAAGAAATGGAAAAGGTCAAAGTCTTGCAGGGCCAAGTCGAACAAGAGCAACAGAAGAGGAACGTTTTGCAAACCGACTTAGGGCAGCAGACATCCGAAGCGGGAAGACTTCGCGCTCGCGAACAGCAACTAATCGCAGAGGTTACTCAATTGAGAGAAGCTAAGCGACAGATAGAGGAAGAATTACATCACTTGAAAACACAAAGAAATGTTGATCAGCTGCAGACGAAGGAATTGCAGGAGCAATTGGAGGCCGAGGCTTATTTTTCG aCTCTTTACAAAACACAGACGCAAGAATTACGCGAAGAACTGGACGAGAAGATAAGGCTGCATCAGGAGTTCGAGGAAGAACGTAACTCTCTGGTTCATCAGTTGCAGCTAGCTTTGGCGCGCGCTGATAGCGAGGCGCTGGCCAGATCCATTGCTGAGGAGACTATAGCAGATTTAGAAAAGGAGAGGACGATGAAGGAGTTAGAGTACAAAGATGGAGTGAACAAGCATCAGCAAGAGCTAAGTTCGAAGGAGCACATCCTAAACAGACTTAAGGAAAACGAGAGCGAATTCAAGAAGACTGTCGATCAGACTCTAAAAGAGAAGGAGGATTTGAGCAAGCGATTGATGGACTTCCAAGAACAGCTCGGTAAAGCGCAATCCAACGTGGAGGAAATCGAAAAGCTGAGCAGCAAATTGAAGACTGAGCAACTGCTGAAGCAACAGGCGGTTAACAAATTGGCCGAGATTATGAACCGGAAGGATCTTTCGTCGAGTGGGAAGAATAAAAACAAGGCGTCCGCCGCAGATCtgagaaagaaggagaaagattGCAGACGCCTGCAGCAAGAACTCACccaagagagagaaaaatacgGACAATTGGCAGCTAAATGGCAAAAGGATTTGCAAGATTTACAA GCGCAACTCGTGGAGGAGAATCAGGCGAAATTGAGACTGCAGATGGAAATGGACTCGAAGGACTCCGAGATAGAAACGTTGCAAATGAAAATCGCATCGCTCAACTCGGAAACTGCCAGCGTTTCGTCCATAGAGAACGACGACGGCGAGGACTCGGTTCTATCCGAGCACGGCACGCTGAGACTCGAGGGCTGGTTAAATGTGCCAAACAAACAGAACATTAAGCGGCACGGTTGGAAGAAGCAATACGTCGTTGTTTCATCTAAGAAGATAATCTTTTACAATAGCGAAAATGACAAGATGAATGCCGATCCGGTACTTATATTAGACTTGAATAAAGTCTTCCACGTTAGATCTGTTACTCAGGGTGATGTTATCCGAGCCAATGCCAAAGATATACCCAGAATATTTCAG TTACTTTATGCCGGTGAAGGTGAAGCAAGGCGGCCCGGCGACGAGGGCAATACACTGCCCGGCGTGGATTTACCACAGCTCACAGATAAACCCGGCACTCAGTCGTTGAAGGGCCATGAGTTCGTGTCAATATCTTATCACATGCCGACGACCTGCGAAGTCTGTTCGAAACAACTCTGGCACATGTTTCGGCCCTCGCCAGCTCTTGAATGCCGAA GATGTCGCATTAAGGTTCACAAGGAACACTTGGATAAGAAGGAAGATGCCATAGCTCCGTGCAAATTGCATTACGACCCGAATAGCGCCCGTGAGCTTCTGCTGCTAGCAGCAAGTCCAGAGGAGCAGAAGTACTGGGTCTCGCGGTTGTCCAGGCGTGTCCAGAAATGCGGCTACAAAGCTAACTCGCACATGGACGGCACAGGACAGCGCGTCTCGCCAAG